In Asticcacaulis sp. MM231, the genomic window GATACATGCGCGTTTCTTCGGAAGGGGAGCGCCAAGTGGTCGACTTACAGCGCGACGCCCTCGTGTCTGCCGGCGTCGATCCGCGCCATTTGTTCGAAGACCACACCAGCGGCGCCAAACAAGATCGGCCCGGCCTCAAAAAGGCGCTGACCTATTTGAAGCCAGGTGACTGTCTGGTTGTTTGGAAATTGGATCGGCTGGGTCGATCACTGCCGCACCTCTTGACCATTGTGAATGACTTGAAGGCCAAGGGCATCGCTTTCCGGTCGTTGACAGAGCAAATGGATACGACCACGCCGCAGGGTGAGTTCCTGTTCAGTGTCTTTGGTGCCCTGGCTCAGTATGAGCGATCGCTGACCCAGGAGCGGATCATGGCCGGTCTCGCAGCTGCCAAGCGCCGTGGCCGACGCGGCGGTCGTCCCGTCGCCATCGATGCTGAAAAAATGACGGCCATAAAATCTGCCCTTGACGGTGGCGCCACCAAAGCCGCCGTATGTCGGACCTTCGGTGTAAAGCGCAGCACACTTATTGACTCATTGACGCGCGGAGGATGGTTGCCAGGCAGCAAAACGCACGGAGGATAAAATGTCCAAGGGTCCTATATTTACAGCAGACCAGCTTTGCAGTTTCTACGACCCAGCCATTTCTCAACGTGATCTGATACGGCACTACACATTACAACCTTCTGACCTGATGCACATTCGTCGTTGCAGGGGGGACCATAACCGATTGGGATATGCGCTGATGCTTTGTTATCTACGCTATCTCGGAAGGCCATTGCTCGAAGGAGAAAAGCCGCCCCAAGAGACCATCGACTTTATCGCCGGTCAGATTGACGTCCTATCAAACGAGATTGATCAATATCTCGAACAAAGTCGACGGCGGCATAGCGCTCTTTTGCAAAGCGCGTTGAATCTTCGCCCCTTCGGAACCGTGCCAGCCACAGAGTTGCAGCGGTGGCTTATGCCTCACGCTATTGAAAAGGACCAGCTCGGTCACTTGGGCGCCCTGATCATGGCGGAATGTCGGAATCGCCGGATCGTTCTGCCACATATAGGGAGCCTTCAGCGTTTATGTATTCGCACGCGCATCGAGGCACGCCGCGAGGTTTACAGACGTCTCACCGCAGACCTCACAGGTGATCACAAATACCGGCTTGACCAACTGACCTCTCTCCGAGGCGAGACAACGCAGACTTGGCTGGGTTGGCTTCGCCAGTTTCCCGAGAGTTCCAAGCCGACGGCTATGCCAGCGCTTCTGCAGCGCCTGGATCACCTGAAACGCTTGAACATCGATGTTTCCGTTGGGGGCCGTGTGCACCAAATGCGCCTGGTACAGATAGAAAAGGAGGGACGGCGGACGACAATACAGCATATCGCCCGCTTGGACCCTGATCGTCGGCACGGCACTCTAGTTGTCATTTGTGTGGACCTTCGCGCCCAGCTTACGGATCAAGCCATTGAGCTGTTCGAACGCCTCATCGGAACGATGTTCCGCAAAGCCCAGGGACGTCATGACCGCGAATTCCGCGCCGACGGCCGCGCTATCAATGAAAAGCTGCGCCTTTTCGTTAAGGTTGGCAAGGCGCTTGCGGCAGCCAAGGATGATGGCCAGGACGCCTTCGACGCGATGGACGCCGTCGTCCCTTGGGATGACTTCTGTAAGAGTCTTGTCGAAGCGGAGGCATTGTTGCGTCCCGCAGACTTTGATGCTGTCCAAATCCTCGACCAGCAATATGCAGGTATCAGGCGCTGGGCACCGGCGTTCCTGGAAGCCTTCAGCTTCGAAGGTGTCCCCGCTGTCGCGCAGTTACTCAAATCTATCGCGCTCTTGAAATCACTGAACCGTTCAGGTCGTGGCGGCCTCCCGCAGGATGCTCCGACCGGCTTCATAAAGCGTCGCTGGGCGCGCTATGTCTGGACTGACGGCATCCTGAACCGCCGGCACTATGAACTGTGCGTGCTGTCTGAATTGCGCGAGCGTTTGCGTGCGGGCGATGTATGGGTGGTCGGCAGCCAGACCTATAAGAGCTTTGAAGAGCGGTTGATCTCGCACGAAGACCTTAAGACGCTGACCATGACAAACGCATTGCAGATCAACGTCACATCGGATTTCGATGCGTTCCTCAAAGACCGTCAGGCACTTTTGAACACGCGATTGGATCAAGTCGAAGCCAAGGCAAAGGGCGGCGAGCTTGTCGACGTGTCTCTGGACAAGGGAAACCTGAAAATCTCACCGATCGAGCGCTCAACGAACCCGCAAACGGACGCTATGGTCAGCCGCTTATACAGCCTGCTGCCGCGTATTAGGATCACCGACCTATTGGCTGAGGTCAATGAGTGGACGAACTTCACAGATGCATTCACGCATCTGCGTAGCGGCGAAAAGCCTGAAAGTCCACAAATCGTTATGGCAGCGTTGATTGCGGATGGTCTAAATCTCGGTCTCACGCGCATGGCTGAAGCCTGTCGAATTGTCAGTTTGGGGCAACTCGCATGGGCGGCAGACTGGCATGTTCGAGATGAGACCTATGCGCTTGCGCTTCAAGTCCTGGTCAATGCCCAGCATAGTCAGCCGCTTGGAACGTCGTTTGGTGCCGGCACGTCGTCTTCATCCGATGGGCAATTCTTCCAGGCTACAGGATTTGGCAGGGATTCCGGCCGGTTGAATGCGCATTACGGGCAAAAGCCCGGCGTTAAATTCTACACCCACATCTCCGATCGGTACGCGCCGTTCTATACCAAGGTGATTGCAGCTACCGCCAGCGAGGCATTGCATGTCCTCGACGCCCTGCTTTATCATCAAACCGAATTTACGCCGGCCCGCCACCATACTGATGGAGGGGGCGTTTCGGACCATGTCTTTGCTCTGTGTTCCTTGTTGGGCTTCCAGTTTGCGCCAAGAATCCCTGATCTGAAGGATCGGCGTCTATATGCCTTTGAGAAGCCGTCGACCTATCCAACCTTGGAGGGCCTGATCACCGCGAAGATCGACGTCGAGCTCATCCAGGCCCATTGGACAGAAATCCTGCGTGTGGCGGCATCAATCCGAAGTGGTCAAGTGACGGCTTCGGTTATTATGCGGCAGCTCGCGGCCTACCCGCGACAAAACGGCGTCGCCACGGCCTTGCGGGAATATGGGCGGCTGGAACGCACCCTGTTTACGCTCGATTGGCTGGAAGACCCAAGTTTACGCCGTCAGACCACGCAGGAATTGAATAAAGGGGAGGCTCGCAATAGCCTGGCGCGCGCAGTTTTTCTGCACCGTCTCGGCGAGATACGCGATCGCACTTATGAAAATCAACAATACCGCGCCTCCGGTCTGAACCTACTGGTTACAGCCATAATCCTTTGGAACACGAGATATCTGGAAAAGGCAGTGAAAGAGGTGCGAGCCCAAGGTGAGATCATCGACGACGCCTTATTGGCCCACCTATCGCCGCTGGGCTGGGAGCATATCAACCTCACTGGCGACTACATCTGGCACGACGCCGCGGAAATCGCGCAGCGGCCAGATGGTACGCGCGAACTAAGAGTTGTTCGGTCGCGACCGAGGATCATAAGGTCTGCGGCATGATGTTCTTGATTTGTCTGTCTATGCTACAAAAATGCGCGTTTGGTTACCGCCGGCCCTTTCCGCATAAGTGAGAGACATAAAAAACGATGTGCAGACAAACACTTAAGGCTGGTCGGGAGACAAGCCTTTTATCTTGCGCATTCCCGCTTTGCCCTCACCAGAGGTAAGGTGGCATCACACCGCATGCGCGGGGTTATAGCTTTTTCACTTTTAGGGGTTCGATAAATTTAAAAGGACCGCCCTCTAAACCATTAAGTGTTTAAGCATAACGAACGTGCTGATGATCACTGGCCCTAACGAAGAATATCCGCAGGGAGGCGATGCCTAGTTAACCTTTTTCAACCGACTTGCTAGCCATTCTTGCGCCAGTTGGGGGATTTTTTCGACTAAATCACCGTCTTTAGTACTCCAGACTATGTAAACTGGATCAATACCAACCTTGTATTGAGCGAGGACGCAGACTGCTTCTCGGATGTTGGCGTTATCCGAGGTATAGGCAACATAAACGGCGTTTGACAAAGCAAAATCATCACTGTTGTAAAAGCGCAAAGCAAAAACTGATGCCAGTTTCAGACTGCCATAGGGATCCCATTCAACACCGTCAATAAACCTGAAAATACTCGCCCAATAATCTTTGCTGCCTACACTCCTTTCGGCCGACAAGCTGATAGCTAGTGATGAAAGATCAGGATCGGCACTTGGCCTAATTCGTCGCGTTATAAGGCTCAAATCTGGAGCTCTGTAAATTTCATCATACTCACTCAGCAGTTCGTACAGACGGAAATCATCGTCTGGCAGTTCTAACAAAAGCGCTTCTATTTCTATCAATGTCATTTGCGAATCCGTAATTAGCGCATATATGACTCAACTCTAGTGATTGTATCATTTACGCGATGCATTTCTTGTCC contains:
- a CDS encoding recombinase family protein — encoded protein: MLIGYMRVSSEGERQVVDLQRDALVSAGVDPRHLFEDHTSGAKQDRPGLKKALTYLKPGDCLVVWKLDRLGRSLPHLLTIVNDLKAKGIAFRSLTEQMDTTTPQGEFLFSVFGALAQYERSLTQERIMAGLAAAKRRGRRGGRPVAIDAEKMTAIKSALDGGATKAAVCRTFGVKRSTLIDSLTRGGWLPGSKTHGG
- a CDS encoding Tn3 family transposase, which produces MSKGPIFTADQLCSFYDPAISQRDLIRHYTLQPSDLMHIRRCRGDHNRLGYALMLCYLRYLGRPLLEGEKPPQETIDFIAGQIDVLSNEIDQYLEQSRRRHSALLQSALNLRPFGTVPATELQRWLMPHAIEKDQLGHLGALIMAECRNRRIVLPHIGSLQRLCIRTRIEARREVYRRLTADLTGDHKYRLDQLTSLRGETTQTWLGWLRQFPESSKPTAMPALLQRLDHLKRLNIDVSVGGRVHQMRLVQIEKEGRRTTIQHIARLDPDRRHGTLVVICVDLRAQLTDQAIELFERLIGTMFRKAQGRHDREFRADGRAINEKLRLFVKVGKALAAAKDDGQDAFDAMDAVVPWDDFCKSLVEAEALLRPADFDAVQILDQQYAGIRRWAPAFLEAFSFEGVPAVAQLLKSIALLKSLNRSGRGGLPQDAPTGFIKRRWARYVWTDGILNRRHYELCVLSELRERLRAGDVWVVGSQTYKSFEERLISHEDLKTLTMTNALQINVTSDFDAFLKDRQALLNTRLDQVEAKAKGGELVDVSLDKGNLKISPIERSTNPQTDAMVSRLYSLLPRIRITDLLAEVNEWTNFTDAFTHLRSGEKPESPQIVMAALIADGLNLGLTRMAEACRIVSLGQLAWAADWHVRDETYALALQVLVNAQHSQPLGTSFGAGTSSSSDGQFFQATGFGRDSGRLNAHYGQKPGVKFYTHISDRYAPFYTKVIAATASEALHVLDALLYHQTEFTPARHHTDGGGVSDHVFALCSLLGFQFAPRIPDLKDRRLYAFEKPSTYPTLEGLITAKIDVELIQAHWTEILRVAASIRSGQVTASVIMRQLAAYPRQNGVATALREYGRLERTLFTLDWLEDPSLRRQTTQELNKGEARNSLARAVFLHRLGEIRDRTYENQQYRASGLNLLVTAIILWNTRYLEKAVKEVRAQGEIIDDALLAHLSPLGWEHINLTGDYIWHDAAEIAQRPDGTRELRVVRSRPRIIRSAA